The Spirochaetota bacterium genome includes the window TCGTGATGGATTTATATATGATCAATAAAGATCTTATTGAAGAAATAATTGCAAATGGTAGAATTATATGGCAAAAACATGCCCTGCAGAGGATATTTGAAAGGAATATATCACGAGACAGTGTTTTAAAAGCAGTTTTAAAAGGTGAAATAATAAAAAATTATATCGATGACAAACCATTTTCTAGTTATTTAATGGCATATAATGACAATGTAAAAATTATACATGCTGTTGTGTCGTTTGATATTGAAAATAAAATT containing:
- a CDS encoding DUF4258 domain-containing protein, which encodes MINKDLIEEIIANGRIIWQKHALQRIFERNISRDSVLKAVLKGEIIKNYIDDKPFSSYLMAYNDNVKIIHAVVSFDIENKICYIITAYYPDADHFEKDMITRKK